DNA sequence from the Schlegelella aquatica genome:
CCACCGTCGCGCCGAACACAACCCGGCCACCGGCGTCCAGACTGGCCGGATCTATCACCTGGGCGGCCGCGAGCTTGCCTTCGATCTCCTGGATACGCCCTTCGATGAAGCCCTGCTTGTCCTTGGCGGCGTCGTATTCGGCGTTCTCCGACAGGTCGCCCTGCGCCCGCGCCTCGGCGATCGCATTGATCACCGCGGGCCGTTCGACCGTCTTGAGGCGGTGCAGTTCTTCCTTCAGCTTCTCCGCGCCACGCTTGGTGAGGGGAATCGTCGGCATGTCCTTCTCTTCTCTTTCGGCAGCAAAAAGTCGGCCGCCGCCACACTCCCTTGCAGGAGGGCGGCGGCGGCCGCGGGTTCAACAGTGCGGACTAGTTTAGCGCCTTGTGCAGTTCCTGCAGCGAATAGACCACGAGATCCTGCTGGTGCTTCATCGCCTCCACGGCAGCCTCGCACCCCGCCATCGTCGTGTAGTACGTCACGCGGTTGGCCAGCGCGGCGGTGCGGATGTAGCGCGAATCCGCGATCGCCGTGCGGGTTTCATCCACGGTCGTGAAGACCAGTTGGATCTCGCCAGCCTTGATCATGTCGGCGATGTGGGGCCGGCCGTCCTTGACCTTGTTGACCGTGCGCACCGGGATGCCGGCCTGGCTGATGGCCTGGGCGGTTCCGCGCGTGGCGACGAGCTGGAAGCCCAGTTCATGCAATTGGCGCGCCACCTCGATCGCCCGGGGCTTGTCGCTGTTCTTCACCGTGATGCAGACCGTACCCTTGGCCGGCAGCCGCGAGCCCGCGGCCAGCTGGCTCTTGAGCATGGCCTCGCCGAAGGTCCGGCCCACGCCCATGACCTCGCCGGTCGAGCGCATCTCCGGTCCCAGGATCGGGTCGACCCCCGGGAACTTGTTGAAGGGGAAGACGGCTTCCTTGACGCTGAAGTATGGCGGGATCACCTCGCCCTTGACGCCCTGCTCGGCCAACCTGCGCCCTGCCATGCAGCGCGCCGCGATCTTCGCCAGCGGCTGGCCCGTCGCCTTGGAGACGTAGGGCACCGTGCGCGAGGCGCGCGGGTTGACCTCCAACACGTAGACCGTGGCGCGGTCGCCCTCGCCCTGGATCGCGAACTGCACGTTCATCAGGCCCACGACCTTCAGCGCCCTGGCCATCAGCGCGGTCTGCCGGCGCAGCTCGTCCTGCAGCTGTGGCGACAGCGTGTACGGCGGCAGCGAGCAGGCCGAGTCGCCGGAGTGCACCCCGGCCTGCTCGATGTGCTCCATGATGCCGCCGATCAGCACGTCCTGGCCGTCGCAGATGCAGTCGACGTCGACCTCGATGGCATCGTCGAGGAAGCGGTCCAGCAGCACCGGTGACTTCTCGCTGACCTTGACCGCCTCGCGCATGTAGCGCTCGAGGTCCTTGTCGCCGTGCACGATCTCCATCGCGCGGCCGCCGAGCACATAGCTCGGGCGCACCACCAACGGGTAGCCGATCTCCTGCGCCATCTGCAGCGCCTGCTCCTCGGTCCGAGCGGTGCGGTTGGGCGGCTGCTTCAGACCCAGGTCGTGCAGCAGCTTCTGGAAACGCTCGCGGTCCTCGGCGATGTCGATGCTGTCAGGCGATGTGCCGATGATCGGCACGCCGTTGGCCTCCAGGTCCAGCGCCAGCTTCAGCGGGGTCTGGCCACCGTACTGGACGATGACGCCCACCGGCTTTTCCTTCGCGACGATCTCGAGCACGTCCTCCAGCGTGACCGGCTCGAAGTACAGGCGGTCGGACGTATCGTAGTCCGTGGAGACGGTCTCGGGGTTGCAGTTGACCATGATCGTCTCGTAGCCGTCTTCGCGCATCGCGAGGGCGGCATGGACGCAGCAGTAGTCGAACTCGATGCCCTGGCCGATGCGGTTCGGCCCACCGCCCAGCACCATGATCTTCTTGCGGTCGCTCGGGTCCGCCTCGCACTCCTCGTCGTACGTGGAGTACATGTACGCCGTCTGCGTCGCGAACTCGGCCGCACAGGTGTCGACGCGCTTGTAGACGGGGCGGATGCCCATCGCGTGGCGTGCGGCGCGCACGGCGTGCTGGTCGGTGCCCAGCAGCTTGGCCAGGCGCTTGTCGGAGAAGCCCTTGCGCTTGAGGAAGCGCAGTTCCCCGGCCGACAGGCTCTGCAGCGTGCGGCTGGCGACCTGCTGCTCGATCTTCACGAGTTCCTCGATCTGCGCGAGGAACCACGGGTCGATCGCCGTCTCCTCGTACACCTCCTGCAGGCTCATGCCGATGCGGAAGGCGTCACCGACGAAGAGGATGCGCTCGGGACCAGGCTCTCCGATCTCCTGGACGATCTCCTCGCGGTCGTTGCTGCGCTCGGTCAGGCCATCGATGCCAGTCTCCAGGCCGCGCAGCGCCTTCTGGAAACTCTCCTGGAAGGTGCGTCCCATCGCCATCACCTCGCCCACCGACTTCATCTGGGTGGTGAGGTGCGGATCGGCCTCGCGGAACTTCTCGAACGCGAAGCGCGGGATCTTGGTGACGACGTAGTCGATCGACGGCTCGAAGCTCGCCGGGGTCGCGCCGCCCGTGATCTCGTTGCGCAACTCGTCGAGCGTGTAGCCCACCGCCAGCTTGGCCGCAACCTTAGCGATCGGAAAGCCGGTGGCCTTGGAAGCCAGCGCCGACGAGCGCGAAACGCGCGGGTTCATCTCGATCACGATCATGCGGCCGTTCTCGGGGTTGATCGAGAACTGCACGTTCGAGCCGCCCGTGTCCACGCCGATCTCGCGCAGGATCGCGACCGATGCATTGCGCATCAGCTGGTATTCCTTGTCGGTCAGCGTCTGCGCCGGAGCGACCGTGATCGAATCGCCCGTGTGGATGCCCATCGGATCGAGGTTCTCGATGGAGCAGACGATGATGCAGTTGTCCGCCTTGTCGCGGACGACCTCCATCTCGAACTCCTTCCACCCGATCAGCGATTCCTCGATCAGCAGCTCGTTGGTCGGCGACAGGTCGAGGCCGCGCTTGCAGATCTCCTCGAACTCCTCCGGGTTGTAGGCGATGCCGCCGCCCGTGCCACCGAGGGTGAAGCTCGGGCGGATCACCACCGGGAACCCGTTGGTGCCGAGCTCCGCGGCGATGCGCTTTTGCACGCCCCAGGCCTCTTCCATCGAGTGCGCGATACCCGACTTGGCCGAGTCCAGACCGATCTTGGTCATCGCCTCCTTGAACTTGAGGCGGTCCTCGGCCTTCTCGATCGCCTTCTCGTTGGCGCCGATCATCTCGACGCCGTACTTGGCCAGCACGCCGTTGCGGTGCAGGTCCAGCGCGCAGTTGAGCGCCGTCTGGCCGCCCATGGTCGGCAGGATCGCGTCGGGACGCTCCTTGGCGATGATGCGCTCGACCACCTGCCAGGTGATGGGCTCGATGTAGGTCACATCGGCCATCTCCGGGTCGGTCATGATGGTGGCGGGGTTGCTGTTGACCAGGATGACCTTGTAGCCCTCCTGGCGCAGCGCCTTGCACGCCTGCGCGCCGGAATAGTCGAACTCGCAGGCCTGCCCGATGATGATCGGGCCCGCCCCGATGATGAGAATGCTCTTGATGTCTGTGCGCTTAGGCATTTGTGTGTTTCTCCATCAGCGCAACGAAACGGTCGAACAGGTAGCCGATGTCATGCGGTCCGGGCGAGGCTTCCGGATGCCCTTGGAAGCAGAACGCCGGTCTGTCGGTGCGCGCCAGACCCTGCAGCGTGCCGTCGAAGAGGCTTACATGGGTCGGGCGCAGGTTGGCCGGCAGCGTCTTTTCGTCCACCGCGAAGCCATGGTTCTGGCTGGTGATGCTGACGCGGCCGGTGTCGAGGTCCTTGACCGGATGGTTGGCGCCGTGGTGTCCGAACTTCATCTTGAAGGTCTTGGCGCCCGAGGCCAGCGCCATGATCTGGTGGCCCAGGCAGATGCCGAAGGTCGGAATTCCGGTCTCGATCAATTCGCGCGAGGCCTCGATCGCATAGTCGCATGCGGCCGGATCACCGGGGCCGTTGGCCAGGAAGACGCCATCCGGATCGAGCTCGAGTACTTCGGCCACAGGGGTTTGCGCCGGCAGCACGGTGATGCGGCAACCGCGCTCGGCCAGCATGCGCAGGATGTTGCGCTTGACGCCGTAGTCATAGGCGACGACGTGGAAGCGCGGGGCCGTCTGCCGCCCGTAGCCGGTGCCCAGACGCCATTCGGTCTCGGTCCACTCGTAGGGCGCGCGCGTGCTGACGACCTTGGCAAGGTCCAGGCCGGCCATGTCCGGGGCGGCCCTGGCCTTGCCCACTGCGTCGGCCACGTGCGCGTCCGTGATGGCCTGGCCCCCGGGCAAGGCCAGGATGCAGCCGTTTTGCGCTCCGCCGTTGCGCAGGATGCGGGTCAGGCGCCGCGTGTCGACGTCCGCGATCGCGACGACGCCCTCGTCCCGCAGGTACTGCGTCAGCGTGCGGGTCTTGCGGAAGTTCGACTCGAGAACCGGCAGGTCCTTGATGATGAGGCCGGCGGCATGGACTTTGGACGCCTCGACATCCTCTTCGTTGACACCCACGTTGCCGATGTGCGGATACGTCAGCGTGACGATCTGCTGGGCATAGCTGGGGTCGGTGAGGATTTCCTGGTAGCCGGTGAGCGACGTATTGAAGACGACTTCACCGACCGTGTGACCGGCAGCGCCGATCGAGGTGCCACGAAAGACCGTGCCGTCTGCGAGTGCGAGGAGCGCTTGGGGCAGTTGCGGCAGCACGGGAATCTCCGGGGAAGGATGTCCGCGCCCAGCTCTGCTCGCAAAGCATTCGGGTGTGCAAAGGCCAGGGAGTTGCGCTAGGCGGGTGGTTGCGGGTAAACCTGAAAATTATAGCCTGAGACGCCTGCGACCGACAGGCTGGTGGCGAGAACGAGAACACGTCTGAATCGCAGAATGCACTCGAGCGCCAACGGGCGGGCTTTGGTCCGGTGCGCCTTGGCGAAACCCCTGCGGCCGACGAGAATGCGAGGGAGAACAACAGGAGTCCACGATGAAGGGCGACCCCAAGGTCATCGAGTACCTCAACGCACAACTCAAGAACGAGCTGACTGCCATCAATCAGTACTTCCTGCACTACCGGATGCTGAAGCACTGGGGCTTCGACAAGCTCGCCAAAAAGGAATACGAGGAGTCGATCGGCGAGATGAAGCATGCCGACCGCCTGATGGACCGCATCCTGATGCTCGACGGCCTGCCCAACCTGCAGGACCTGGGCAAGCTGCTCGTTGGGGAGGACGTGGTCGAGGCGCTCAAGTGTGACCTGCAGCTCGAACAGGCGGCGCAGGCGACCATCAAGGAAGGCATCGCCTATTGCGAGTCGGTGCGCGACTATGTCTCGCGTGACCTGCTGCAAGACATCCTCGACGACACCGAGGAGCACATCGACTTCCTGGAGACCCAGCTGGGCCTGGTCGACCAGGTGGGCCTTCAGAACTACCTGCAGTCGCAGATGGGCGAAGTGTCCTGACGCGTTCGGGATGGCGCCCCGGGCTCGGGCCCGGCGGCGCGTTTCACCGGCCGCCCCACCGGGGCATCAGCCGCCCCACCCGTTCGGCATAGGCCTCGTACTCCCGACCGAACGTCTCCCGCATCAGCCGCTCCTCCCTGCCCACCCGCAGGAAGTACAGGAGCGCGAAACCCGGCACCGAGCAAGCGCCCGCGACCCAGTTCTGGATGAGCAGGGGCTGCGCCAGCGCGAACAGCCAGATCGACGCGTACATCGGGTGACGCGCCCAGCGGTACACGCCTTCGGTCACCAACCGGTGCTCGGCGTGCACTTCCAGCGAAGGGGACCAGTTCCGCCCCAGGTCCGCGTGCGAACGATGGAAGACCCACAGGGACAGCGCCATCATCAGCGTTCCTGCCACGGGCGCCGCCGCAGGCAGTGCATAGTTCCACCGGGCGAACCAAGGCAGGGCCACGTGGAGCAGCGGCAGCGCCATCAAGGTCATGAAGACGACGAACATCAGCCACTGCTCCCGGCGGTCCACGTGGCTGCGCACCGGGCGATTGCGACGGCCGGCCTCCACATGCGGCCAGCGGATGAGGGTCTGCAGCAACGAGGCCGCGGCCCACACCAGCTCGGGCCAGCGCACCGCCCCGCCCCTTTGCCAGACATGGGCGGCGATCACGATGGCAAACAGGACGACAGGCACCCACGCCCGCAGCCGCGAACCGTAGACACCCGCAGTGGCATTGGGACGGCCGGGGGCGGCAGCCAGGTGCAGCCGCTTCACCACGGCCTCGGCTGGCGGACGAACCGCAGAGCTTCCGGGACGATGGGCGATGCGGGCATGTGGGTCTCCTTGTCGTCGTTGTTGTCCGGTCAGTATCGAGCCCGCCTCGCCGCCACCGCATTCCCCAAAAAGAGGGAAGCCGCCGCCGGCGGGGCCGGGCCCCTCCATCAGCGGCCTCTTCTGGCCCCAAGAACCCCTGATACGAGCTGGGGCTTCAATTGCGACTCATTCTCATTTAGACTCTCACCATCGCGTCGATAGAGAGCCCCGCGGGGCGAGCCGAGAGGAACCTGCATGATCGTGTGTGTCTGCAATCGCGTCTCCGACAGAGAGATCGAGCGCCTCGCCCGGGCAGGGTACAGCTTCGAGGAAATCCAGATGGAGTCGGGCGCCGCCACCTGCTGCGGCCGATGCGAGTCTTGCGCACGGCAGGTGCACGAAGCCGCGCGGCATCAGGTCCGGGAAGTCCACGTGGTGTCACTCGTCCTGGAGGCTGCCTGACATGGAAACCCTGCTCTTGACCCTGAGCCTGGCCGTCGTCGTGGCCGGTGCCTGGTGGGCGCTGAGCCGTCCTTGATCACGCACCGAAGACCAAGAGAAAGCCTCATGGAACACACCGCTGTCCTGCCGCGCCGCGCGGCCCTGGCCCGGGATCCGATGGCCGACCAAGTGGCGACCGCGACGCACTCCGATTCCCCGCCGGACGAACACACGCCCACCCTGCCCAGCAGCGTGTTGTTGCGCGGTCGCAAAACGGTACAGATCGAGCACAACGGGTCGCTCTACCAGCTGCGGGCGACCAAGTACGGCAAGCTCATCCTGACCAAATAGTTCATCGTGGGGCGACCGCCGCCTGGAAAAGGCGACCGGTCGTAGTTTCTGCACAGCCACGTCCTGCGGGACGCCAGCCACGCGCTTTTTCCCCGCATCTTCGCCGTGCCCGCCCCCGCGTCGCGTCGCACCTCGCTGCCCGGCGGTGGCATGGGCCCGACGGCTGGCGCGTACGGCGAAGCCGCCGGCAGGGGCTCTTCGCCCCGGACCGACGACCCACGCAGCGCCACGCCCTGGCCCCCGTTGGAACGAAACCTCAGCCGTGCAGCGCGGCGATGCCCGCCTTGGCGATCTGGGCGTCCTCGACCGATTTCACGCCGCTGACCCCGACGGCCCCGATGCACTGGCCGTCGACGATGATGGGCACGCCCCCCTCCAGCAGCCCCTCGATCTCCGGCGCGCTCAGGAACGACACGCGCCCCTGGTTGATCACGTCCTCGTAGACCTTGCTCTCGCGGCGACCCAGGGCCGCCGTCTTGGCCTTGGCCGGCGCGATGTGCGCGGACACCGGAGCCGCGCCGTCCAGTCGTTGCAGCCACAGGAGGTGCCCGCCGTCGTCCACGATCGCGATGCTCACGGCCCATCCGTTCGCCTGCGCCTCGGCCTCCGCGGCCTGCGCGATCCGCTTGACGTCCTGCAACTCCAACTGCATCTTTTGCTTCATTTGACTTCCTTTCTATGCGAGGCGGCCGCGCCTGGCGCACCGCCGGGCGACATGGTGCCACGGCCGGCGGGGCCGCGCCGCTGTCGTCAACCTGGCACGGATCGTGCGAGCCGCGCCTGCCCCCTGGATAACCCTGCCCGGGGCCCCATGTCCGTTGGGCACGTGCTCCGGGGAACTAGAATCGCCGCGTCGTGGTCGAACGACCACTTTGTCTGTGAGGAGAGTCTGATGAACGAAAGCTTGCGCGCGTACACCGCCGGTTCTTCCGTCCTGGTGGAGCAGCGCAACCGGGTGTTGCGCAACACCTACTGGCTGCTCGCCCTGTCGCTCGTGCCGACCGTCCTGGGTGCCTGGATCGGCGTGGCGTCCGGTTTCAGCTTCTTCGCCGGGAGCCCCTTCATCGGCTTTGTCGTGTTCATGGGGGTGGCCTTCGGCTTCTTCTTCGCGATCGACAAGTTCAAGAACTCGGGCATCGGCGTGGCGCTGCTGCTCGGCTTCACGTTCTTCATGGGCCTGATGCTGTCACGACTGATCGGCGCGGTGCTCGGCAACTTCACGAACGGCGCCCAGCTGATCATGATGGCCTTCGGGGGCACCGCCCTGGTCTTCTTCGGCATGGCCACGCTCGCGACCACGATCAAGCGTGACCTGTCGGGCATGGGCAAGTTCCTGATGGTGGGCGCCATCATGCTGATCGTCGCCATCGTCGCGAACATCTGGCTGCAGATGCCTGCGCTCACGCTGACCATTTCGGCGCTGGCCGTCGTCATCTTCTCGGCCTTCATGCTCTACGACATCAAGCGCGTCATCGACGGCGGCGAGACGAACTACGTCACTGCCACCCTGGCGATCTACCTGGACGTCTACAACGTGTTCCAGTCGCTGCTGACCCTGCTGGGCGTCTTCGGCGGCGAGCGCGAATAACCGTCCCATCCTTTCCCCCCAGACCCCGCGTGGCCCCCGCCCGCGGGGTTTTTCGTTTCCGGGGGCACGGCACCGTCCCCCGCCACGTGGGCAGCGCACCAAGACGGCGTCCACCTTCCTTCCATCGCCCGCGTTCTTCCCCGGCCTCGCAGCGCGGCCCTTCCTGCCGCGCGTCCTCGTGGAGTGTCCAGCGCACGACGAATGCCGACGATCGGGGCCCAAGAGCACCCGCCGCGAACGGCCGACTGGCGCGACCAAGAAGTAGGCCCTCCGCGGAGGGCCTACTCTAGAACCAGGAGCGGCGCCTGCCGCACCGCCCTCCTCGCGGCATGTGCCGCACGGTCACTCGGTCGTCGCTGCTTCCTTCGGCCGGTCGCTGCGCTTGTTGGGCTGGAT
Encoded proteins:
- the greA gene encoding transcription elongation factor GreA yields the protein MPTIPLTKRGAEKLKEELHRLKTVERPAVINAIAEARAQGDLSENAEYDAAKDKQGFIEGRIQEIEGKLAAAQVIDPASLDAGGRVVFGATVDLEEEETGEAVTYQIVGDDEADLKHGLISISSPIARALIGKEAGDVAEVQAPGGVKRYEIVEVRYV
- the carB gene encoding carbamoyl-phosphate synthase large subunit, encoding MPKRTDIKSILIIGAGPIIIGQACEFDYSGAQACKALRQEGYKVILVNSNPATIMTDPEMADVTYIEPITWQVVERIIAKERPDAILPTMGGQTALNCALDLHRNGVLAKYGVEMIGANEKAIEKAEDRLKFKEAMTKIGLDSAKSGIAHSMEEAWGVQKRIAAELGTNGFPVVIRPSFTLGGTGGGIAYNPEEFEEICKRGLDLSPTNELLIEESLIGWKEFEMEVVRDKADNCIIVCSIENLDPMGIHTGDSITVAPAQTLTDKEYQLMRNASVAILREIGVDTGGSNVQFSINPENGRMIVIEMNPRVSRSSALASKATGFPIAKVAAKLAVGYTLDELRNEITGGATPASFEPSIDYVVTKIPRFAFEKFREADPHLTTQMKSVGEVMAMGRTFQESFQKALRGLETGIDGLTERSNDREEIVQEIGEPGPERILFVGDAFRIGMSLQEVYEETAIDPWFLAQIEELVKIEQQVASRTLQSLSAGELRFLKRKGFSDKRLAKLLGTDQHAVRAARHAMGIRPVYKRVDTCAAEFATQTAYMYSTYDEECEADPSDRKKIMVLGGGPNRIGQGIEFDYCCVHAALAMREDGYETIMVNCNPETVSTDYDTSDRLYFEPVTLEDVLEIVAKEKPVGVIVQYGGQTPLKLALDLEANGVPIIGTSPDSIDIAEDRERFQKLLHDLGLKQPPNRTARTEEQALQMAQEIGYPLVVRPSYVLGGRAMEIVHGDKDLERYMREAVKVSEKSPVLLDRFLDDAIEVDVDCICDGQDVLIGGIMEHIEQAGVHSGDSACSLPPYTLSPQLQDELRRQTALMARALKVVGLMNVQFAIQGEGDRATVYVLEVNPRASRTVPYVSKATGQPLAKIAARCMAGRRLAEQGVKGEVIPPYFSVKEAVFPFNKFPGVDPILGPEMRSTGEVMGVGRTFGEAMLKSQLAAGSRLPAKGTVCITVKNSDKPRAIEVARQLHELGFQLVATRGTAQAISQAGIPVRTVNKVKDGRPHIADMIKAGEIQLVFTTVDETRTAIADSRYIRTAALANRVTYYTTMAGCEAAVEAMKHQQDLVVYSLQELHKALN
- the carA gene encoding glutamine-hydrolyzing carbamoyl-phosphate synthase small subunit: MLPQLPQALLALADGTVFRGTSIGAAGHTVGEVVFNTSLTGYQEILTDPSYAQQIVTLTYPHIGNVGVNEEDVEASKVHAAGLIIKDLPVLESNFRKTRTLTQYLRDEGVVAIADVDTRRLTRILRNGGAQNGCILALPGGQAITDAHVADAVGKARAAPDMAGLDLAKVVSTRAPYEWTETEWRLGTGYGRQTAPRFHVVAYDYGVKRNILRMLAERGCRITVLPAQTPVAEVLELDPDGVFLANGPGDPAACDYAIEASRELIETGIPTFGICLGHQIMALASGAKTFKMKFGHHGANHPVKDLDTGRVSITSQNHGFAVDEKTLPANLRPTHVSLFDGTLQGLARTDRPAFCFQGHPEASPGPHDIGYLFDRFVALMEKHTNA
- the bfr gene encoding bacterioferritin, producing the protein MKGDPKVIEYLNAQLKNELTAINQYFLHYRMLKHWGFDKLAKKEYEESIGEMKHADRLMDRILMLDGLPNLQDLGKLLVGEDVVEALKCDLQLEQAAQATIKEGIAYCESVRDYVSRDLLQDILDDTEEHIDFLETQLGLVDQVGLQNYLQSQMGEVS
- a CDS encoding protein-S-isoprenylcysteine O-methyltransferase encodes the protein MKRLHLAAAPGRPNATAGVYGSRLRAWVPVVLFAIVIAAHVWQRGGAVRWPELVWAAASLLQTLIRWPHVEAGRRNRPVRSHVDRREQWLMFVVFMTLMALPLLHVALPWFARWNYALPAAAPVAGTLMMALSLWVFHRSHADLGRNWSPSLEVHAEHRLVTEGVYRWARHPMYASIWLFALAQPLLIQNWVAGACSVPGFALLYFLRVGREERLMRETFGREYEAYAERVGRLMPRWGGR
- a CDS encoding (2Fe-2S)-binding protein; this translates as MIVCVCNRVSDREIERLARAGYSFEEIQMESGAATCCGRCESCARQVHEAARHQVREVHVVSLVLEAA
- the hemP gene encoding hemin uptake protein HemP, which encodes MEHTAVLPRRAALARDPMADQVATATHSDSPPDEHTPTLPSSVLLRGRKTVQIEHNGSLYQLRATKYGKLILTK
- a CDS encoding GlcG/HbpS family heme-binding protein produces the protein MKQKMQLELQDVKRIAQAAEAEAQANGWAVSIAIVDDGGHLLWLQRLDGAAPVSAHIAPAKAKTAALGRRESKVYEDVINQGRVSFLSAPEIEGLLEGGVPIIVDGQCIGAVGVSGVKSVEDAQIAKAGIAALHG
- a CDS encoding Bax inhibitor-1/YccA family protein; protein product: MNESLRAYTAGSSVLVEQRNRVLRNTYWLLALSLVPTVLGAWIGVASGFSFFAGSPFIGFVVFMGVAFGFFFAIDKFKNSGIGVALLLGFTFFMGLMLSRLIGAVLGNFTNGAQLIMMAFGGTALVFFGMATLATTIKRDLSGMGKFLMVGAIMLIVAIVANIWLQMPALTLTISALAVVIFSAFMLYDIKRVIDGGETNYVTATLAIYLDVYNVFQSLLTLLGVFGGERE